In the genome of Polaromonas vacuolata, the window GCGGTGCGCCAGGTCTACCTGCCACGGATGCAGCGGTTACGCGCGTGCTGCTGAGTCGGCCGCGCGATAAAAGCGTGGCCGCGGCGCAAGAACACACCATGCGGCTGTTAATGGCTATCAGTAGCCCCGGATTTCCTTCTGAAGAAGCGACGCTGCAAGAGCGCGTCGCCAGTTCAATAACGCGCAACTATCACCCCCACGGCCTGATGCGGCAAATGATGGCCGTTGTGGCGGACACCACGCGGGCTTTTGAGCTGGGATCGATTCGCGTCCCTACGCTGGTTGTTCACGGCACCAGTGACCTGCTGGTACCGCTGGCGTGCGGGCAAGATACAGCTAAACGTATTTTTGGTGCCAAATTAGAGATGATTCAGGGCATGGGTCATGATTTGCCCGCAGGTGTGATTGCACGTTTGTTGCCTTTGTTGGCTACGCATATAAACGCTAGCGCCGCGGCGTCTCTAAAATAGCCTCTA includes:
- a CDS encoding alpha/beta fold hydrolase; amino-acid sequence: MKIIANGISIEVEDSGAGFDAAGQPLPTLLLIMGLGMQLVAWPQTLVAGLVQAGFRVLRFDNRDIGLSQHFDSLGTPNLLWEGLKYRLGMSISPPYTLQDMARDSLGVLDALNIKQAHVMGVSMGGMIAQRLTLLAPARVVSLASIMSSSGAPGLPATDAAVTRVLLSRPRDKSVAAAQEHTMRLLMAISSPGFPSEEATLQERVASSITRNYHPHGLMRQMMAVVADTTRAFELGSIRVPTLVVHGTSDLLVPLACGQDTAKRIFGAKLEMIQGMGHDLPAGVIARLLPLLATHINASAAASLK